Proteins co-encoded in one Cydia splendana chromosome 11, ilCydSple1.2, whole genome shotgun sequence genomic window:
- the LOC134794706 gene encoding leucine-rich repeat-containing protein 24-like codes for MSMRVAWARWYWIVIFTTCTARTASDWLDCARFAACVCKWSSGKKTATCASSDLRRPPPLSSDIQVLDIHDNPIRNLPAEAFANIGLLNLQKINLRATKLRSLHADAFLELRILIEVDLAENDLSNLPRDIFRGNERLRLVVLTNNPLTTLIADQFPPLPHLRMLLLDGCRLRTIHRNALRNLKSLEKIDLRRNQLTFLRYSTFSLPTLKTISLSGNPWRCDCRLREFKDWFLLRKLDTEELVCVEPSTKAGNKWRSVSNESMVCAPEVRSSTLVVRAEVGVATSFGCWVHGIPKPQVTWLFDGVDVHNSSLDCDLEETQTDIEDDDDERVPGSVRWVNITLLNVTSSAAGEWSCVAKSSAGEARAIISLVLPRSQTATARTAPGIPQLLGVVFGALGILASLGFLAAVACWRLRRRTVPPSRSFTDQEKRLLDASVVVSCDRSIGDMASPCDFELTERSGDDQPRGCGFDPVHITIEGTPGAFPPPPAEFAVPVPYGNIYISVQVAGRVGEPGKYPDLLSGGATLPRRSRTCCTAPAYDNMGPRVTATGSSSTWSLPGPSAENGGVDNTETPVLTLPPPPPEFVSL; via the coding sequence ATGAGCATGCGCGTGGCTTGGGCCAGGTGGTACTGGATTGTGATCTTCACGACGTGCACCGCGAGGACCGCCAGCGACTGGCTCGACTGCGCCCGGTTCGCCGCCTGCGTCTGCAAGTGGTCTTCCGGCAAAAAAACTGCCACCTGCGCCTCGAGCGACCTCCGCCGACCCCCGCCACTCTCATCCGACATCCAAGTATTAGACATACACGACAACCCAATCAGAAACCTTCCTGCCGAAGCCTTTGCTAATATTGGCTTATTAAACCTGCAGAAAATCAACTTACGAGCCACTAAACTTCGATCGCTGCATGCGGATGCATTTCTCGAATTAAGAATTCTGATTGAAGTCGATTTAGCTGAAAACGACCTTTCCAATCTGCCGAGGGATATATTCAGAGGCAACGAAAGACTGCGTTTGGTAGTTCTGACCAACAACCCTTTGACGACGCTAATTGCTGACCAGTTCCCGCCTTTGCCGCATCTGCGCATGCTTTTATTAGACGGTTGCCGGCTGCGGACGATACACAGAAACGCTTTACGGAATTTGAAATCTTTAGAGAAAATCGATTTGCGTAGAAACCAGCTTACATTCCTTCGTTACAGTACGTTCTCGTTGCCGACTTTGAAAACGATTTCTTTGTCGGGCAATCCGTGGCGATGCGACTGCCGACTACGTGAATTTAAAGATTGGTTTTTACTAAGGAAGTTAGATACAGAGGAATTAGTTTGCGTGGAGCCTTCCACGAAGGCGGGGAACAAGTGGAGGAGTGTCTCTAACGAGAGCATGGTGTGCGCGCCCGAGGTACGCTCCAGCACGTTGGTTGTGAGAGCTGAAGTCGGAGTGGCCACTTCCTTCGGCTGCTGGGTTCACGGGATTCCAAAACCTCAAGTAACATGGTTATTTGACGGTGTAGATGTACATAACAGTAGTTTAGATTGCGATTTGGAAGAAACGCAGACGGATATAGAAGACGATGATGATGAAAGAGTACCGGGTAGCGTAAGATGGGTGAACATCACGCTGTTGAATGTAACTTCCAGTGCGGCCGGTGAATGGTCCTGTGTAGCTAAAAGTAGCGCTGGAGAAGCGAGAGCGATTATTAGTCTCGTGTTACCACGATCCCAAACGGCTACAGCGAGAACAGCTCCCGGCATTCCTCAACTTCTAGGCGTCGTATTTGGTGCATTAGGTATCTTAGCGTCCCTGGGCTTTTTAGCGGCTGTGGCCTGCTGGAGATTAAGACGACGCACAGTCCCACCAAGCAGAAGCTTCACTGACCAAGAAAAGAGATTATTAGATGCATCAGTAGTCGTCAGTTGCGATCGTTCTATAGGTGACATGGCATCTCCCTGCGATTTTGAACTGACAGAGAGATCTGGTGACGATCAGCCTAGAGGCTGTGGCTTCGACCCTGTACATATAACTATAGAAGGTACTCCAGGGGCTTTTCCTCCTCCGCCTGCAGAGTTTGCTGTCCCAGTTCCGTACGGAAACATCTATATATCAGTGCAAGTAGCTGGGAGAGTTGGTGAGCCGGGGAAGTACCCTGATCTACTGAGTGGAGGAGCGACGTTGCCACGTAGAAGTAGGACGTGTTGCACTGCACCAGCGTATGACAATATGGGACCCAGAGTGACCGCGACGGGGAGTTCTTCAACATGGTCTTTACCTGGACCTAGCGCGGAGAACGGTGGAGTCGACAACACTGAAACCCCCGTCCTGACCTTACCACCTCCACCACCTGAGTTTGTGTCCCTTTAG